The genomic region TTGTACAGACGATGCGGTACGATGCTTTCGGCAACCCCCTTCGGGGGCTTCAGGGGCCTGTGCGGTTCCCTCTTGGCTTTGCGGGCGGGCTGTTTGATGCGGATACGGGCCTGACGCGCTTTGTCTGGCGGGACTATGACGCGGACACGGGCCGCTTCACCGCCCTGGACCCACTGGGCGCAAAGGGCGGCGACAGGGACTGGTACGGGTACTGCGTCGACGACCCTGTGAACCGGGTGGATGTATGGGGGCTGGAAGAGTCTCCCTTCGATTTTGGAGGGGAAGGGCGTACGCCCCTTGATGGTCCGAAGTACGGAAATTATTGCGGGAAGAATTGGACAGGCGGATGGAATCCCGAACAGCACGGGGGTACGCCGGGGCCATTCGCATCCGTGGACAGCGCAGACGAAAAATGTCGCTTCCATGACTTCTGTTACACCGATTGCGCAAGCCAGGGGAATCCTGGTTCGTGCATAAGCACATGCGACGCTAAACTCGTACGAGATCTTAAAACGCTGCCCGAGAATTCCTCTCTGTTGGAACGGCAACCGCCCCCAGGTAAGGAAGACCAGGCTGAAGCAATACGGGACGCAGCAATATGGTGGTTCAAACAGTAAATGTCGTCTATGGACTTCGCAACAGGCTGAGTCTTCTTTTTGCTGGCTCAGCATTCTTGGCTGCTCTCATTCCAATGCATATGCCTTACCAAGTGTTTGGCCTGGGCATGACCGGAACAACAGGAGCTGTTGTGGCAAGGATTCCCTGGGCAGTATGCGTGCTCGCTGCACTTTTGCTGCATAAAGGGGGAACAATACGACCCTGGTGGGTCATGCTGTCCGCTCCTTTAGCCTTCCCGAATGTCCTCGCGTTGGCCATCGCCTCTGTCGCGTGGTCCATAGGCGGCTTCGCGCCGTAGCATACGCGCCAGCCCCGGCCCGGCCTTCGCGTCAGGCCGGGGCCTTTTCATGCTTCACAGCCCTGGACCCGCTGGGCGCAAAGGGCGGCGACAGGGACTGGTACGGGTACTGCGTCGACGACCCGGTGAACCGGGTGGATGCGTGGGGGCTGGAAGAGTCGTGGTGGGACAGTATCGAAACAATCGAGGCCGGCCTGGGCCAGCTCTGGGACAAGGCCCCTGGCGGCATAGGCGAGGCCGTGTCCGAAGGAGCCAAGGGCGCGGGAAAGGCGCTGGGCAAGACGGCGGAAGCGTACGCCACGAATGAGGATTTGCTGGAATACACCGGCATTGCCCTCGGTGCTGGCGCGCTGCCCATTGCCGCTGCAATAGGGATAGAGGCGGCTCCGATTGTCGCTACGACAGTGGCGAAAAATCCGGAGAAGGTCGAGAAGACTTTGGATTTCCTGTCCGGCGCTTTTAATCCGGGGCCGCCGCCAATGACAGAGGCAGGAGGTGCGGGCGGCTTAGGAAGCTGGTTATACAACGAGTGGAGCACAAAATGAGAGTTACGTTGGGGGAGATTTACTGGGGCCAAGCCATCATTTTTGTTGGAGCATTTGAAATTGGTGCAGGCAAGGCGCATTGGCGCGGTTATCCAATACCCTTGTGGACGGCATACATGCTCCTTGCCGTCGGCATCACCATCCCCTTGCTTGCATGGTACTTGAGAAGGCCTTCCACACTATCCAAAGCCGATAACAACTAAAGCGGCAGGGCGACCGTCACGCAGAT from Humidesulfovibrio mexicanus harbors:
- a CDS encoding RHS repeat-associated core domain-containing protein — encoded protein: MRYDAFGNPLRGLQGPVRFPLGFAGGLFDADTGLTRFVWRDYDADTGRFTALDPLGAKGGDRDWYGYCVDDPVNRVDVWGLEESPFDFGGEGRTPLDGPKYGNYCGKNWTGGWNPEQHGGTPGPFASVDSADEKCRFHDFCYTDCASQGNPGSCISTCDAKLVRDLKTLPENSSLLERQPPPGKEDQAEAIRDAAIWWFKQ